The Spirosoma oryzicola region GAACAAGTTTAACGCCAACGCACTTACTGAATATAGCAAGTCCTACGCCCGTCGGACAGCCAATGATTTTTACCAGAATCACTCGACCATCAATGGACAGCAAATTCTGTCGCTGACGCCCGTTAGCCAAATTAATCTTCTCGTCATCAGCAGTTTATCAGACAAGTGGCAGGCCGACGCGGAAAAGTTTCGTAGTCCGTATTTCGATTTTACCAATGCCGATGTGCAGGAAGCGTTGCAAGCCTTTATGAACACGGTGTCTCAGCATATTTGCGTTCGTCGCGAACACCTTGAACCTTTGCTTGCCGATGCGATCCGTCGGACAATTACGCTGATTTTTGACCCACGTGCGTACTTCGACGATCTGCTACGTGGGCAACCTGAATTCACGCTTACCGCTACAGCGCTCAAGCAGATCATTCGCTACACAAAGATCAATCAGTTTATTGCAACGCATATTTCGCAGCGAATGAGCGGCAAGCCATTTATTTACGTCAATCAGGCCCTGACTTACCTGGACGAAGCACTGACTCAGCGCGGTCATGAGCTAGAGCATTACGACAAATTCGTTGCGCTGTTCTCCGAGAAAGTGCCGATGAATATTCAGGCCCTGTTGCGCAGCCACGTACCTGACAGTATTCCGTCAGCACCGGGACGGTCGTTTTTCGACACCGCTACCGAATCGGGGTCGGGGGTTCCGCCTGCTCCACTGGTCCCTATCGAAAACGCAGCGTCCATCGTTCGCGCCGACGAAAACACGGTTCCTCCGGCTGTTGCACCGGTACCCGATCCAACTCCCAAACCGATGTCGATGGATGACACAACCTCGGGTGGACCTATGTTTCTCGATGGTGATTCAGGTCCGGAACCCGTTGCGCCAATCAGCCAACCTTCGCAGTTGCAAACAGGCGCAATTTCACAGCCAACGACGACCCATACCGATCAACCCATAGCTTCCGCTTCTTCGGAGACGACGCCTACCCTGAACGACACGTTGCGGGAAACAGCGCAACCCGAAGCGACGACTGTCGCTGAAACGTTTCATCGCGCACCCATCGAAAGTATTGCGCGCAGTATTTCGCTTAACCAGAAGTTCCGCTTTATCAATCAGCTTTTCAACGGCAACACAGGCGCTTACAATCAGGCTATTGCCGAGATTGATACGCTGGATAGTTACGGACAGGCACTTGACTTGATTTCTTACCGGTATGCTTCTCAATACCTCTGGGATATGAGCAGTGATGAAGTAAGCGAACTGGTCGAGATTCTGAAACGACGGTTTTCGTAATGATGCGTTAACAGCGTAAAAGAGCACGCACCGATAAATAGATCGATTTTTGCACAACAGTTACTTACGAATAACCGTACCGTCAAAGCCGGATAATCGACTCTACTGATTAACCGGTGATTAAGACGAACTTACGTACCATTTACCTACTTTTGGCAAGCTGGGGAATTGCTTGTGTCTCAGTCTATGCTCAATCGAATCCCTATAATCGAAACCCGGATCGGTCAACCGACGCAGTTGGCCGGTACATCCAGGATTTATTTCCGGTGCAGACGGAAGGCATCGATTACCAATCCGTATACGACGCCTTAACGCAGCTTTACGCGAATCCACTTGACCTTAACACGGCTACGCGGGAAGAACTCGAAGCGACGTATTTGCTTACGGAACGCCAGCTAACGAGCCTGGCAAACTACCGACTTGACGTTGGTGATTTATTGTCTGTCTACGAACTACAGGCCGTTCCTGATTTTGACTTGCCGACCATCCGTCGACTAATTCCTTTTGTGACCGTTGCCGGTACGTCCGGACTGTTTGGCAATTTGCCGACACCAACGGACAACTACCTGATTGTCCGTTACGAACAAGTAATGGAACAGCAGAAAGGCTACCAGGAAGCTATAGCCGACAAGAATGGCAAACTACCTACTCGTTACCTTGGCAATTCGCAGCAGTGGTACGCTCGCTACCGCTACAGCAGGCCACGAGCATTTAGTGTGGGATTGACACTAGAGAAAGACCCCGGAGAAGCCATGCGCTGGCAACCCTCGGCCCGTCAGTATGGCACTGATTACGTCTCTTTTCACGCACAGCTACAAAATCGTGGTCGCTGGCGCAACATCGTACTGGGCGATTATCAACTACAGGTTGGGCAGGGGCTGGTCCTGTCAGCCGGGTTTGTTCTGGGAAAAAGCGCAGAAACCGTTCAAACGGTTCGGCGGCCAACGTTGGGAGCCCGGCCTCACACATCGCTTACCGAGTACGGTTATTTCCGGGGTGCTACGGCTACCTATGCCATTCGGCCCACCCTTGACCTGACACTCATGGCCGCCCGTAACCGACGCGATGCCAACACCACAACGGATAACCAGGAAGTTATTGCGACTTCCTTGCAAACTTCGGGTCTGCACCGTACTCCATCTGAACTGGACGATCAGGGCAGTCTGCTTGAAACAAACATTGGCGCTCACCTATTGTACCATGACCGGCGGCAAAGCCAGTTAGGATTAACATTTCTACGTACCGATTTCGACAATTTTTTCCGCCGACGTAATCTGCCTTATAATCAGTACGAATTTACGGGCAAGCATAATCTTGTTGTCGGATTACACGGCGGCTATATCTGGCGCAACTGGAATTTCTTCGGTGAAGTAGCCCGCAGCAGTGGTTCAGCAACTAATTCAGGCGGTACGGGTGTCGTAATCGGTACGTTGACGAGCTTCACTAAAAAAATTGACCTTGCTATTCTGATTCGCCATTACGACCGAAATTTTCATAGTTTCTATAGCAATGGATTCAGTGAAGGCAGTAGGACGATCAACGAATCAGGTGCTTACGTAGGTGCAAAATACACGGTGTATCGCAAGTTGACTGTAAGTGCTTTTGTGGATTATTTCCGGTTCCCCTGGTTAAAGTTTTTAGTGGAAAAGCCGTCCAGTGGCTTCGATTATTTGCTACAAACACGCTATACGCCGAACCGGCAGACCGCTTTTTACGCGATCTACCACGAAGAGCACAAACAGAAGAACCTACCCGACAGCAACCCCAAGGTAATTGTCGGAACCACACGGCGAAGTTTGGCTTTTAACGCGGAGTATAAACTCACTCCTGGCCTGTCATTGCGGTCGCGGGTGCAGTGGGGAAGCTTTGCTTATTCGGCGCAATCCTCCTCGAATGGGTTTGCGCTGGTTCAGGATGCTACGTTGGAGTTGCGAAAGCTAAGTTTAAGTGGCCGAATCGCGCTCTTTGGAACCGACGATTACGACAGTCGGCAGTACGTTTACGAGCGTGATGTCCTGTACGCTTTCTCGTTTCCCGCTTATTACAATCGCGGCTTTCGGCACTATCTACTGGCGCAGTATAATCTGAACCGACATGTGACGATTTGGCTGCGCTGGTCACGGACGGATTTAATTAATCAGCAAACGGTTGGCTCCGACCTTGACCAGATCAATGCCCCGCATAAATCCGAAGTCAAGATTCAGACACGGTGGCGGTTCTGACAACCACTCGCTTAGTTATCTACATCCTTAATCACCGGACGGTCATCAGTCCGGCGTTTTTCGTACGGAACACGAAAAGCACTCAGATCAGGCGTGTGTTGGCGCTTACGTTTCAATTCATGTTGGTAGATTGTCTGGCCGAGCTGATAGAGAAATGGATGACCGATACGATCGTATTCGTATTTATCGTCGTTCAGGATGCCGTCGCTATTTACGTAAAGCGTAGCCGTCAGCATGTACTCAACGTTGTGCCGAAAGTCGGCCACGTACGATACATCCGTCATAAAGCCATACGCCCAGCCCACTTTGTTGAACACCCGAACGCCCTCCGGCATTTGGCGGTGCAGGCTATCCATAAAAAAGAACTTTACATAACTGTCGTAGTACTGCTTAGTATCGTATTTTGGGTAATTGGTTTCGCCCGGATACTGAGAAAGGTATTGGTATAGAAACTGGTAATCGTCGGGTGTTAGGTTAAATCGCTTTTGCGCCGGAACCGAAGCCGGAAACAGTACCGATTGCAACAGCTGTTGAAGGGCAGGAAGCGGTAGCTTGTTTCGTTCCGTAAAATCAAACGGCTGGTGTACCAAACTATCTCCGGCGTAGTAACCCTTTCCTAACGTCGTCACCCGGCTGAAATCGAACGGATCGGTATTGTAGGCAGCAGGTTGCGCGTAGATCGTTGTCCCGTCATTCTGAATAAACCGAACCGGGTTGGTATGCCGGTTCTCGTCGGGCGTCATGCGCACAAATCGGTGTGTGATGCGCGTATCCAGATACCCTTTCGCGTGCAGTGATCGATTGATTTCGCGCTGGCCAACAAACTCGTACATCCGGCTGTAGGCATCGTTATCGCTAACCAGAAATGCTTTTTTGATAAAATGCGCAATGGAAGGATAACCCGTTTTGGAAGTTTCGTCGTGCCATTCCTTTGTCTGCTTGCTGTAGGCGCTGTCAATTTGCATAGCCGTAAACTTAGTCACCTTCGGATTTTTGAGGTTATTCAGTTTTTCCAGCGAAAGAAGCGCTAAGGGCAATTTCACCGTAGACGCCGGATTGAAGTAACTCGTGCTGTCAACGTTGAAATAATAATTCGTAAACGACGGCTTGTTCCGCTTGTCGCGGTCGATCCGGGTATAAATTAGTTGCAATCGGTAGGTATCAGGATGCTTGATGACTTCCTGAAAGACCGGATTCTGGTTGGTAGCAAACAATTTGGTTAGAAAAGCATCAGTCCGGGGCTGCCCGTAACTGACGGTCGCTAAAGCACATAGCATACCGATAAGCTTTTTCGGAATGGATAAGGACATAGGCATGAAATGACACAAAAACGAAAGTAGCTGATTTCGCATCTGCCCGGTTCGCTTAGAGAACTTGCTGCGTAAACAGCCGAGCCAGCGTTTCGCCAGCATCCGTACATAAACCTGGATGGACAGGCGAGGTCTGTACTACTGTACTGCGCATAGCCGTTAGCCAGCGAAAGCGAGATGCTATCGCCAATTGGCCAATGGCTCCCCCCTCTTTGCGTCCGGCACAGATTCGCTCAAAAGCGCGTAGACGATCGTGAAGTTCCTCAATATCCAGCTCAGCGGAAAAAGCCCGAAGCCGATTTTCGTTTAATTCGAATACCGTTTTCAGAAAGCCTTGTGCTGGACAATACACAATAACGCCAACATTCAGAAACTCTTCTCGCTCAACGCGTGGCATAACCCGAATAACGGCGTACTCAAACAAGTGCATTTCTAGCCTCCTTTGCTGCTTTGACAAATAATTCTGATGTGGCAACCCGGTTCGCTAAAAATTGGGCGTATACCTGCCGCTGTTCATCTGCCGATTCGGGCATGGATTCATTGGTGAGCCATTCGTCGGGAATCAACGCAACGATTGCCTCAATACGCTCAGTGGTAAGAATCTGCCGGAATTGTGCATCAACCGCATCGAGTTCGGTCGCCTGTGGTAACAACACATGATCTTTGACCTG contains the following coding sequences:
- a CDS encoding ComEA family DNA-binding protein produces the protein MQTEGIDYQSVYDALTQLYANPLDLNTATREELEATYLLTERQLTSLANYRLDVGDLLSVYELQAVPDFDLPTIRRLIPFVTVAGTSGLFGNLPTPTDNYLIVRYEQVMEQQKGYQEAIADKNGKLPTRYLGNSQQWYARYRYSRPRAFSVGLTLEKDPGEAMRWQPSARQYGTDYVSFHAQLQNRGRWRNIVLGDYQLQVGQGLVLSAGFVLGKSAETVQTVRRPTLGARPHTSLTEYGYFRGATATYAIRPTLDLTLMAARNRRDANTTTDNQEVIATSLQTSGLHRTPSELDDQGSLLETNIGAHLLYHDRRQSQLGLTFLRTDFDNFFRRRNLPYNQYEFTGKHNLVVGLHGGYIWRNWNFFGEVARSSGSATNSGGTGVVIGTLTSFTKKIDLAILIRHYDRNFHSFYSNGFSEGSRTINESGAYVGAKYTVYRKLTVSAFVDYFRFPWLKFLVEKPSSGFDYLLQTRYTPNRQTAFYAIYHEEHKQKNLPDSNPKVIVGTTRRSLAFNAEYKLTPGLSLRSRVQWGSFAYSAQSSSNGFALVQDATLELRKLSLSGRIALFGTDDYDSRQYVYERDVLYAFSFPAYYNRGFRHYLLAQYNLNRHVTIWLRWSRTDLINQQTVGSDLDQINAPHKSEVKIQTRWRF
- a CDS encoding serine hydrolase, with protein sequence MSLSIPKKLIGMLCALATVSYGQPRTDAFLTKLFATNQNPVFQEVIKHPDTYRLQLIYTRIDRDKRNKPSFTNYYFNVDSTSYFNPASTVKLPLALLSLEKLNNLKNPKVTKFTAMQIDSAYSKQTKEWHDETSKTGYPSIAHFIKKAFLVSDNDAYSRMYEFVGQREINRSLHAKGYLDTRITHRFVRMTPDENRHTNPVRFIQNDGTTIYAQPAAYNTDPFDFSRVTTLGKGYYAGDSLVHQPFDFTERNKLPLPALQQLLQSVLFPASVPAQKRFNLTPDDYQFLYQYLSQYPGETNYPKYDTKQYYDSYVKFFFMDSLHRQMPEGVRVFNKVGWAYGFMTDVSYVADFRHNVEYMLTATLYVNSDGILNDDKYEYDRIGHPFLYQLGQTIYQHELKRKRQHTPDLSAFRVPYEKRRTDDRPVIKDVDN
- a CDS encoding DUF3037 domain-containing protein, producing MHLFEYAVIRVMPRVEREEFLNVGVIVYCPAQGFLKTVFELNENRLRAFSAELDIEELHDRLRAFERICAGRKEGGAIGQLAIASRFRWLTAMRSTVVQTSPVHPGLCTDAGETLARLFTQQVL